CTCCGTCAATAGCTTCAATCGCAGCAATCAGCGCTTTGTAGTTCTCGCTGGCGTCCGTTCCTCCATTGCCGGTTCCATCGTTATCCTGCACTTCCGTCAGGCCGATAATGTCTGGTGTTTTGAGATTGACCACGATATCCTTGGCGACATTGGCGATTTTGGCAGGATCATTATGCTGGGAGAAGTTCTCTATGTTAAAAGAGGCAATGTTCAGCTTGTCCGGTTCTCCGGAGGAGAAGGACGTTACTTCCCGCTTCAGCTTGCTTGGGGAGACATCCGGCAGGTCGCCTGTCTCAGTAGAAATCAGGAATTTGCCGTAATCATACGTCAGAATACCGGTGACATTGCCCAGGAATTGTTGGCCTGTTGTGAGCACCGGGGCGGTCTTCACCGAGAGAATCAGGCGCTGCGGGTTGAAATCGGCCCCAGTCAGTACCAGTCCGCCGGCAGGAGAAGTGACTTCGGTTGTGTTACCTGTACCGTTAACAGTCACCACCGGAATCTCAAAGGTGCTGCTGGAAGCATAGTAGACTGCCGGGCCCACGGTTGTCGGCTTGGCAATCTCCAGCCGCATTCCTTCGAGGCTTTCATAGAAGTCTATAGCATCGGTGGCCGGCTCGAATTTAGCCGGATTCAGGCCGTCATCATCGATCACCGCTGTGGGGATAAGGCGTCCGCCGGTGCCCAGCAGAGTTGGAGCTGGAAGCGGATTGCCGCTGCTGACAACCGTTGTCTGGCTGGCTGTAATCTGGGTGGTGGATAACTGCCCGGAGCGGCCGAATTCCTTCACAATGCCGTCTACAGTAACTGCATCGCCCGGTTTGACAGCACTACTTTTACCTTTTTGATAGATTTGGATGGCCTCTGAGGTCTTGATATCGTTATCCATATCAGCTGCAGCAGATTGGATGTAGAAGCTGTCCGCATCTTTGATGTAGGTAACAATTCCCTTCACATCAGTGACCAGGGCATCCACGTAAGGGGAGATATGTCCTGCGCCCTGAATCTGGTTGATCTTCAGACCTGCCAGTGCAGGAGCGACGCTGTATTCAAAAGTAGATGTTGGACCTTTCTCAGAATCGGGTAATGAGGTATAAGCTGTAATTTTAAGCGAGGTAATACCGGAATGAACAGTAATCGGGGCAGTATACAACTGGTCGGCCACTTCCGCAGTAGTACTCTTGTCAGCGTAGACGCTGTAATACACGCTTGCCGTTACCGGGGTGCTTAGAGTGATCTTTGATCCTGTGCCGATCTTAGTGCCCGAGGCAGGAGATGCAGTAACCGGGGGAGCTTGAGGGGCCGCAGTGGTGTCTGCTGCTATTACCGGCTCTGCCGAGGCCGTCCCATAGCCAGTTGATAATGCCGGGAACATCCCGGTTAATAGCAATGCTACCGCCAGAAATAAACTTAGCGGCTTCCTGCATTGTGAAGAAAGTTTCATGTGAGTATACCTCCCCATAAAATATCATTCGTACTCTATTATAATAGAGATTATATGAATCTAGTGCAATTTTTCGGCAATATTTGTTAAATTCGCATAAAAACATAGATGAAAATACGAAGGAATATAAATTTTTAATATAAACTATATGTAAATCGCTATATTTTCTGAAAACGATGTAAACTACATGTTATCTATAGACTGAAACAGCGTTCTTCTCCTGAGTGTGGGGAACGCTGTTTTTTGTTGTTTTGTTTGTTAACTATGGTCATTAATCCGCTTAAACCAAACTCAACTTGCACGTCTTATCCACTTCAAACGAAACGGACGGTGCGCGGGCCGAAAGTATGTGGAAAACAGTATACAATGGGGCTGTGCGGGGGAAAGAGGGCCGAAAGTATGTGGAAAACAGTATACAATAGAGCTGTGCGGGGGTAAGAGGGCCGAATGTATGTGGAAAACAGTATACAATGGGGCTGTGCGGAGGCAAGAGGGCGAATGTATGCGAAAAACCGATTACAATGTGTTGGCGGTAGGTGTGTAATATGTGTGAAGCTCAAAAGGGGCAAAAATTAGGGGCAGAACTGCCCCTAATTTCACCGATGCCCTGAATGCTTCAGGGCGGGGTACCCCCGAATGCCCCTAGAAGTAGACGGTGGGTAAGGGGAAGGTCAATTAAGTTCAATCCGCTCCGCGCCGCCCATATACGGCCGCAGCGCCTGCGGGATATAGATCGACCCGTCCTCCTGCTGATGGTTCTCCAGCAGGGGAATCAGAATGCGTGGCGTGGCGACGGCTGTGTTGTTCAAGGTGTGGCAGTACTGGAGCCGGCCGTTCTCATCGCGGTAGCGGATGCCTGAACGGCGGGCCTGGAAGTCGAGCAGGTTGGAAGCCGAATGCGTCTCGCCATAGGCCTCCCTGCCGGGCATCCAGGTCTCAATGTCATATTGCTTGTGTGTCTTCATCGACATGTCGCCGCTGCACACAGCCATGACCCGGTAAGGCAGCTCCAGCAGCTCCAGAATATGCTCGGCATTGCCGAGAATCTCCTGGAGCATCTGCTCCGATTCAGCCGGATCGTTCTTGCACATGACCACCTGTTCGATCTTCGAGAACTGGTGGACCCGGTACAGCCCGCGTACATCGCGGCCGGCCGAGCCGACCTCGCGGCGGAAGCAGGCCGACATCCCGGCCAGCCGCAGCGGCTGGTCCAGCTCCAGAATCTCATCGCTGTACAGCGAGACCAGCGACACCTCCGAGGTCCCGGCCAGCCAGCGGTTCTCGCCTGTCAACTCGTAGGTCTGATCCCGGCCGCCGGGGAAGAAGCCGGTCCGCTCCAGCGCCTCCGGGCGGACGATCACGGGCACGTCCATCGCGGTGAAGCCGCGCTGGATCAGCACATCCAGCGCCAGCCGCTGCACGGCGAGGTGCAGAAGCAGCCCGGCCCCCTTCAGCACATAGCTGCGGGGCCCGCCGGCCTTGACGCCGCGCGGAATGTCAATCATGTCGTGCAGCTCTCCGAGCTCGACATGGTCCCGCGCGCGGAACCCAAAGACCGGCGGCGCGCCATGCCGCCGCAGCTCCACATTCGCGCCCTCATCCGGTCCGATCGGCGTATCCGCCGACACGGGATTCGGCGCGAGCAGCAACAGCTCGCGGCAGCGCTGCTCTGCCTCCGCCAGCCCCGTCTCCAGCCTCGCCAGCTCGCCGGCCATCTCCCGCACCTGCTCCTTCGCCCGTTCGCCGCCTGCGGCGTCGCCCTGGCGCAGCAGGCGCTCCACCTCCTTGGTCAGCGCGTTGCGCTCCGCGCGCCGCTGCTCAGTAGCCCGGCGTGCCTCGCGCCGCCGGTCATCCCATGCCAGGAGCTCCGCCAGCGGGAACTCCAGTCTTTTCCATTCGGCCGTCTTCCGTACAAGCTCCTCATTCTCCCTGATCCAATTCATATCCAGCATCTGCATCCGCTCCTTAAGTGTGGGTAAAAAAACGCAAAAAACGCCCTCATCCATGGGACGAGGAGCGTCAGCTCGCGGTGCCACCCAGGTTGACCTCATTCCCGTCAAACAACTCAAAATGCGCAGAATAAGGCCCTCTTTGGTCTTCGCGGTAACGGGCGAAACCCGGTAAACTTAGGGAGCAGAAGTGCGCTCCGGTCGCAGACGCCTCACGGTTGGATGCCGGTCATTGGCCTGGTGGAGATATAGGTTTGCCGTTTATTATAACCAGAGCACCG
This region of Paenibacillus sp. FSL K6-1096 genomic DNA includes:
- the serS gene encoding serine--tRNA ligase; translation: MLDMNWIRENEELVRKTAEWKRLEFPLAELLAWDDRRREARRATEQRRAERNALTKEVERLLRQGDAAGGERAKEQVREMAGELARLETGLAEAEQRCRELLLLAPNPVSADTPIGPDEGANVELRRHGAPPVFGFRARDHVELGELHDMIDIPRGVKAGGPRSYVLKGAGLLLHLAVQRLALDVLIQRGFTAMDVPVIVRPEALERTGFFPGGRDQTYELTGENRWLAGTSEVSLVSLYSDEILELDQPLRLAGMSACFRREVGSAGRDVRGLYRVHQFSKIEQVVMCKNDPAESEQMLQEILGNAEHILELLELPYRVMAVCSGDMSMKTHKQYDIETWMPGREAYGETHSASNLLDFQARRSGIRYRDENGRLQYCHTLNNTAVATPRILIPLLENHQQEDGSIYIPQALRPYMGGAERIELN